The Paenibacillus macerans genome includes a window with the following:
- the cimA gene encoding citramalate synthase, with translation MSKALSIFDTTLRDGTQGEGISLSADDKLKIAGKLDQLGVHYIEGGIPGSNSKDIEFFKRVKELKLQAKITAFGSTRRKDSLAEHDANLKRMIESGVPAATLVGKSWDFHVHTALQTTLEENLAMIYDSIAYLKRQGLEVIFDAEHFFDGYKNNPEYALSVMRKAEEAGADWLVMCDTNGGTMPHEVHDIVSVLAGTITGSQLGIHTHNDCELAVANSLSAVRAGATQIQGTMNGYGERCGNANLCSIIPNLQLKLGYQVLEPEQLKQLTNTARYISEIANVHMPVNQPYVGTAAFAHKGGIHVSAILRDSRTYEHIEPELVGNRQRVLVSELAGQSNIVSKAQEMGIDFDPENESTRAVISKIKELEHQGYQFEGADASLELLLRQASGELKELFVFESFKMLVEKTADRPVVSEAFVKLNIDGASVYTAAEGNGPVNALDNALRKALISYYPGLKDMHLSDYKVRVLDDKDATASKVRVLIESKDFTNSWNTVGVSSNVIEASWEALVDSIRYALLGQTKREDYEELPYAGTGLVNQ, from the coding sequence ATGTCAAAGGCTTTATCCATCTTCGACACCACTTTGCGCGACGGCACTCAAGGCGAGGGCATCAGCCTGTCAGCGGACGACAAGTTGAAGATCGCAGGGAAGCTGGATCAGCTGGGTGTCCATTACATTGAAGGTGGCATTCCGGGCAGCAACAGCAAAGACATCGAGTTTTTCAAGCGGGTCAAGGAGCTCAAGCTTCAGGCGAAAATCACCGCTTTTGGCAGCACGCGCCGGAAGGACAGTTTGGCCGAACATGATGCCAATTTGAAGCGTATGATCGAGTCCGGCGTGCCGGCGGCCACGCTGGTGGGCAAATCTTGGGACTTCCACGTGCATACGGCGCTGCAAACGACACTGGAGGAAAACCTGGCGATGATTTACGATTCCATCGCTTATTTGAAACGGCAAGGGCTGGAGGTTATTTTCGACGCCGAGCATTTTTTTGACGGTTACAAAAACAACCCGGAATATGCCTTGTCCGTCATGCGTAAAGCGGAAGAAGCCGGAGCCGACTGGCTCGTCATGTGCGATACGAACGGCGGAACGATGCCGCATGAGGTGCACGATATCGTCAGCGTGCTGGCCGGTACGATCACCGGATCGCAGCTTGGCATTCACACCCATAACGACTGCGAGCTGGCGGTGGCCAACTCCCTTAGCGCGGTGCGGGCGGGGGCGACGCAAATTCAGGGGACGATGAACGGGTACGGCGAACGCTGCGGCAACGCCAACCTATGCTCAATCATCCCGAATCTGCAGCTCAAGCTGGGCTACCAGGTTCTCGAACCAGAGCAGCTTAAGCAGTTGACCAATACGGCGCGCTACATCAGCGAAATCGCCAATGTGCATATGCCGGTGAACCAGCCTTACGTCGGCACGGCCGCATTTGCGCACAAAGGCGGCATCCACGTGTCCGCGATCCTTCGCGATTCCCGCACATACGAGCACATCGAGCCGGAGCTGGTCGGCAACCGCCAGCGCGTGCTCGTCTCCGAGCTTGCCGGCCAGAGCAATATCGTGTCCAAGGCGCAGGAAATGGGCATCGACTTTGATCCGGAAAACGAGAGCACGCGGGCGGTGATCAGCAAAATCAAGGAGCTGGAGCATCAGGGCTATCAATTTGAAGGCGCCGACGCCTCTCTCGAGCTGCTGCTCCGCCAGGCAAGCGGCGAACTGAAGGAACTGTTCGTGTTCGAATCTTTTAAAATGCTGGTGGAAAAAACGGCCGACAGACCGGTTGTGTCCGAAGCGTTCGTGAAGCTGAACATCGACGGTGCGAGCGTGTATACGGCCGCCGAAGGCAACGGTCCGGTCAATGCGCTCGACAATGCGCTGCGCAAAGCGCTGATTTCGTATTATCCGGGGCTGAAGGATATGCATTTGTCGGACTATAAAGTCCGCGTCCTCGACGACAAAGACGCCACCGCCTCCAAAGTGCGCGTATTGATCGAATCCAAGGATTTCACCAACTCCTGGAACACCGTCGGCGTATCCAGTAACGTAATCGAAGCGAGCTGGGAAGCGCTGGTCGACAGTATCCGGTATGCTCTGCTGGGGCAGACCAAACGCGAGGATTACGAAGAACTCCCGTACGCCGGCACGGGTTTGGTGAATCAATGA
- a CDS encoding TlpA family protein disulfide reductase encodes MKRNRWILSGVLLVLLVLVLMDRGTQEGWRSIFGGAGSEAAAGKNGQSLAAMAAAGAPKPGTPSPSFSLMGLDGKQYDVGGKRDKPLLLNFWASWCDPCKEEAPELVKLADKYKDSLDVYGVNVTFYDKLDDAKAFVKNYGYTFPVLLDEKEEVYSRFNGVAFPTNVLIDENGIIQDVILGVISPEELEAKIKQLL; translated from the coding sequence ATGAAACGAAACCGATGGATTTTGTCCGGCGTTCTGCTTGTGCTGCTGGTGCTTGTGTTGATGGACCGGGGCACACAGGAGGGCTGGCGGTCGATCTTTGGCGGGGCCGGTTCCGAAGCGGCAGCCGGGAAAAACGGGCAGTCGCTCGCGGCGATGGCTGCGGCAGGAGCGCCGAAGCCGGGCACGCCGTCTCCGTCTTTTTCACTGATGGGGCTCGATGGAAAGCAATATGACGTCGGCGGCAAACGGGATAAACCGCTGCTGCTCAACTTTTGGGCTTCCTGGTGCGATCCTTGCAAGGAAGAGGCCCCGGAACTGGTCAAGCTTGCGGATAAATACAAGGATTCGCTTGACGTATACGGGGTCAACGTGACGTTTTACGACAAGCTGGACGACGCCAAGGCATTTGTCAAAAATTACGGATATACCTTTCCCGTCTTGCTCGATGAGAAAGAGGAAGTGTACAGCCGGTTTAACGGCGTCGCTTTTCCCACCAATGTGCTGATCGACGAGAACGGCATCATTCAGGACGTCATCCTCGGCGTCATTTCTCCGGAAGAGCTGGAGGCGAAAATTAAACAGCTGCTGTAA
- a CDS encoding M67 family metallopeptidase produces MENKWIIPDGIRRQMLEHGRNCFPEEGCGLLFGTNAESPFTVITGYLPVANTSPAPLHRFELAPDEWVRSCFDPSLVGIFHTHPTSRPVPSPEDLKQLQHFAAQVQLYLIGSPAGNDKPPGEPDGWSLNAYSIVREADGRYTLQRASVGRQDVIKLNP; encoded by the coding sequence ATGGAAAATAAATGGATTATACCGGACGGCATACGCAGGCAAATGCTTGAACATGGGCGGAACTGTTTCCCCGAGGAAGGCTGCGGGCTTCTGTTCGGCACGAACGCGGAATCCCCGTTCACAGTCATCACCGGCTACCTCCCTGTAGCCAATACGTCGCCAGCCCCGCTGCACAGATTTGAACTGGCTCCGGACGAATGGGTGCGCAGTTGCTTTGATCCGTCGTTAGTAGGGATTTTTCACACCCATCCCACGTCAAGGCCTGTGCCTTCGCCGGAGGATTTAAAACAGCTGCAGCATTTCGCCGCGCAAGTCCAGCTCTATCTTATCGGCTCGCCTGCGGGAAATGACAAGCCGCCCGGCGAACCGGACGGCTGGAGTTTAAACGCTTATTCCATTGTACGCGAAGCGGACGGCCGCTATACGCTGCAACGCGCATCTGTGGGAAGACAGGACGTGATTAAGCTAAACCCATAG
- a CDS encoding exonuclease domain-containing protein, whose protein sequence is MKEPMKGNGGFWDALKAGGVPRIASMLGAPSAQQIAFVRSLTKGQRRPETLHVPLSELKTAVFDLETTGFHYHYGDEILSFGAVKAEGEDISEEVYYSLTKPACTIPERIIELTGITPEMVQDAPTLLEALREFMAFVDDRVLVAHGSAHDKAFLDVALWKTSKAHLGHRVLDTMMIARKLEPDRPISGLDEWLNVCGIPITRRHHALEDAKMTARLWTVLIGRLRDRGVITLGDLYTFLSKN, encoded by the coding sequence ATGAAAGAACCTATGAAAGGAAACGGCGGTTTTTGGGATGCGTTAAAGGCCGGCGGAGTGCCCAGGATCGCTTCGATGCTTGGGGCTCCCAGCGCCCAGCAAATCGCGTTTGTCCGTTCGCTGACCAAAGGGCAGCGGCGCCCGGAGACGCTCCACGTTCCGCTATCGGAACTAAAAACAGCGGTCTTTGACCTGGAGACCACAGGATTTCATTACCATTACGGCGATGAAATCCTGTCCTTCGGGGCCGTCAAAGCGGAAGGGGAGGACATTAGCGAAGAAGTCTACTATTCCCTGACTAAACCGGCCTGCACGATCCCGGAGCGAATCATCGAGCTGACCGGGATTACGCCGGAGATGGTTCAGGATGCGCCGACCCTGCTCGAGGCGCTGCGCGAATTTATGGCGTTTGTGGACGACCGGGTGCTGGTTGCGCACGGAAGCGCTCATGATAAAGCTTTTCTCGATGTGGCGTTGTGGAAAACGTCCAAGGCTCACCTGGGTCACCGGGTGCTCGATACGATGATGATCGCGCGCAAGCTGGAGCCGGACCGGCCGATCTCCGGGCTCGACGAGTGGCTGAATGTATGCGGGATTCCCATTACGCGGCGCCATCATGCCCTGGAAGACGCCAAAATGACGGCGCGGCTGTGGACGGTGCTGATCGGCCGCTTAAGGGATCGGGGGGTAATTACGTTAGGTGATCTGTACACGTTCCTGAGCAAAAACTGA
- a CDS encoding DUF294 nucleotidyltransferase-like domain-containing protein, with protein sequence MSHETAMNSGGLQAIRSASSPGSLRSARIEEQNRLHGRFASMPILEWNRAVGEMHDAVMGQACHLCEELLRQEGFGPPPSHYAFVAFGSAGRAEQTLWSDQDNGLVYGDGDDAENAAYFAAFGNKLSQILEQAGYPPCPGNVMLSNPLWRGGLSRWERQFMEWREALGWEQVRYLMIASDMRHIYGDQALSCALRKTMKRIMELDQGTERDVIAAVLRNTVRHKAALNILGQVITEAAGEHAGDFDVKYGLYIPIVNAVRYFALQYGIESSSTGERISQLYQLEAVPPRWLESCRKAFATAVKFRSIAPPKLEDGMLTGTHYLPQAMIKQKELRRELRDALGTVRLMYRTLQRQHRYAERKWL encoded by the coding sequence ATGAGCCACGAAACGGCGATGAACAGCGGCGGTCTGCAAGCGATCCGGTCGGCATCTTCTCCCGGATCGCTCAGGTCGGCCAGAATCGAGGAGCAGAACCGGCTGCACGGCCGCTTCGCCTCGATGCCGATTCTGGAATGGAACCGCGCGGTTGGGGAAATGCATGACGCCGTTATGGGGCAGGCTTGCCATTTATGCGAAGAGTTGTTGCGGCAGGAGGGCTTTGGCCCTCCTCCTTCACATTATGCTTTCGTTGCATTTGGCAGCGCCGGACGGGCGGAGCAAACGCTGTGGAGCGACCAGGACAACGGCCTGGTTTACGGGGACGGCGATGACGCGGAGAACGCCGCTTATTTTGCAGCGTTCGGGAACAAGCTCTCGCAAATTTTGGAGCAGGCCGGTTATCCTCCGTGCCCGGGCAACGTGATGCTGTCGAACCCGCTGTGGCGGGGCGGTTTGAGCCGTTGGGAGAGGCAGTTCATGGAGTGGCGCGAGGCGCTCGGATGGGAGCAAGTCCGCTACTTGATGATCGCTTCGGACATGCGCCATATCTACGGGGATCAGGCGTTATCCTGCGCTTTGCGCAAAACGATGAAGCGGATTATGGAACTTGATCAAGGGACCGAGCGGGACGTGATTGCCGCGGTTTTGCGCAATACGGTGCGCCACAAAGCCGCGCTCAATATCCTCGGGCAGGTGATTACCGAAGCGGCCGGCGAGCACGCCGGAGATTTTGACGTAAAATACGGCCTCTATATACCGATTGTGAACGCGGTGCGTTATTTTGCCCTGCAATATGGGATCGAGTCTTCCTCGACCGGGGAAAGGATTTCACAGCTGTACCAGCTTGAAGCGGTTCCGCCCCGGTGGCTAGAATCGTGCCGGAAAGCTTTTGCTACGGCGGTTAAATTCCGGTCTATCGCTCCGCCGAAGCTCGAAGACGGGATGTTGACGGGGACCCACTATTTGCCGCAAGCGATGATCAAGCAAAAAGAGCTGCGGCGCGAGCTGCGGGATGCTCTCGGCACAGTCAGGCTGATGTACCGGACGCTGCAGAGACAACATCGGTACGCGGAAAGGAAATGGCTATGA
- a CDS encoding ammonium transporter, translating to MKKKWLYGLLASAAIFAFPVSAYAAEGEITAPVLELGLNSLFVFVAAMLVFFMQAGFALLEAGTVRMKNAGHVAGKTVLTLGIAVLAWWLLGFGFAFGDGNSFLGTTGFLFGGAGDIGSFSVFAENGVPLNLNFLFQMAFAAVSLAIACGGMAERAKLSVYIVFGTIFIVIIYPIVAHWVWGGGWLGNLGMQDYAGSTVVHLTGATAAFAATILLKPRLGKYNKDGKPNNIPGHNQVLTVLGVIILWIGWFGFNPGSALTPLNDGFFGYVLMTTNLAAAAGAVAALLISWAVMGKSDIPSMLNGVLAALVAITGSCAFVDAWASVVIGAVAGILTFFTGRWIERAGIDDPIFAASVHGIAGVWGAISTGLFATPELVEKTGVGAPGLVYGGGFGQLGVQLLGVIGTFAFVLVLSFLILGAMKWLMGLRVTEEEETMGLDMSEHGTYGYPEQMSLLNKNTSSGIPAE from the coding sequence ATGAAAAAGAAATGGCTCTATGGTCTATTGGCATCGGCAGCAATATTTGCATTTCCGGTCTCGGCTTATGCGGCGGAAGGGGAGATTACCGCACCGGTGCTTGAGCTGGGCTTGAATTCATTGTTTGTTTTCGTCGCGGCGATGCTGGTATTTTTCATGCAAGCCGGATTCGCCTTGCTGGAGGCGGGCACGGTCCGGATGAAAAACGCCGGCCACGTAGCCGGTAAAACGGTGCTGACGCTGGGCATTGCCGTGCTTGCCTGGTGGCTGCTCGGCTTCGGCTTCGCATTCGGCGACGGCAACAGCTTCCTGGGAACAACCGGGTTCCTGTTTGGAGGCGCGGGGGATATCGGTTCGTTCAGCGTTTTTGCGGAAAACGGCGTCCCGCTTAACCTTAACTTCCTGTTCCAAATGGCTTTTGCGGCCGTATCGCTGGCCATCGCTTGCGGCGGCATGGCGGAACGCGCCAAGCTTAGCGTATATATCGTTTTCGGAACGATCTTTATCGTTATTATTTACCCGATCGTGGCTCACTGGGTGTGGGGCGGCGGTTGGCTCGGCAACTTGGGAATGCAGGATTACGCGGGTTCGACCGTCGTCCATCTGACCGGCGCAACGGCGGCGTTTGCGGCAACGATTTTGCTTAAACCCCGTCTTGGCAAATACAACAAAGACGGCAAGCCAAACAACATTCCGGGGCACAACCAAGTATTGACGGTTCTCGGCGTTATCATTTTGTGGATCGGCTGGTTCGGTTTTAACCCGGGCAGTGCCTTGACGCCGCTGAACGATGGATTTTTCGGTTATGTCTTGATGACGACCAACCTGGCCGCTGCAGCGGGCGCTGTGGCCGCTCTGCTGATCTCCTGGGCGGTTATGGGCAAATCCGACATTCCGAGCATGCTGAACGGGGTGCTGGCCGCGCTCGTCGCCATCACCGGTTCTTGCGCATTCGTGGACGCTTGGGCTTCGGTCGTGATCGGCGCCGTCGCCGGGATCCTGACGTTCTTCACCGGAAGATGGATCGAGCGGGCCGGCATAGACGATCCGATCTTCGCTGCCTCCGTGCACGGGATCGCCGGGGTATGGGGCGCGATTTCCACGGGGCTGTTCGCCACGCCTGAGCTTGTAGAGAAGACCGGAGTTGGCGCTCCAGGCCTGGTTTACGGCGGCGGATTCGGACAATTGGGAGTTCAGCTCCTTGGGGTTATCGGCACGTTTGCGTTCGTTCTGGTGCTTTCCTTCCTGATTCTTGGGGCCATGAAATGGCTGATGGGGCTGCGCGTGACCGAAGAAGAGGAAACGATGGGCCTTGATATGAGCGAACACGGCACTTACGGTTATCCCGAACAAATGAGTTTGCTGAACAAAAATACTTCTTCCGGTATTCCGGCTGAATAA
- a CDS encoding MerR family transcriptional regulator, translating to MYRIGELAKAANVSERTIDYYTKLGLISPEKRTQKNYRLYSAETLTRLERINQMKQEKYTLEEIREKLEQWDRVTHEEQVSEKLSSLELHLQQLQREVKELEPLISNLQPNQVKRAFAHLMPQSLACMEALRFLVNHGPFS from the coding sequence ATGTACCGGATCGGGGAACTGGCCAAGGCCGCAAACGTCAGCGAGCGCACGATCGATTATTACACCAAGCTCGGGCTGATTTCCCCGGAGAAACGGACGCAGAAAAATTACCGTTTATACAGCGCTGAAACCTTGACCAGACTGGAACGTATTAATCAAATGAAGCAGGAGAAATATACGCTGGAAGAAATCCGTGAAAAGCTGGAGCAGTGGGATCGCGTCACGCACGAGGAACAGGTGTCCGAGAAGCTGAGTTCGCTGGAACTTCACTTGCAGCAGCTGCAAAGAGAGGTTAAAGAATTGGAGCCCTTGATCTCCAATCTGCAGCCGAACCAGGTGAAACGCGCCTTTGCGCACCTGATGCCGCAAAGCCTTGCCTGCATGGAAGCGCTCCGGTTCCTGGTCAATCACGGCCCTTTTTCATAA
- a CDS encoding zinc metallopeptidase: protein MLYSDVMLIPILLAFALSLWAQFRVKGTFNKYAQVANMYGLTGHDAARRMLDANGLYDVPIEPVPGALSDHYDPIHRVVRLSEPVYYERSISAVAVACHEVGHAIQHKQKYPMLVLRHRMFPVVNFASGVAPFLLLAGFLFGAYNLVGIGVIFFSAAVLFQLVTLPVEFNASNRARKIMVQQGFITHDETRGVAKVLNAAALTYVAAALVSLLELFRYALIFFGGTSSREDN, encoded by the coding sequence ATGTTATATTCAGACGTTATGCTGATCCCGATTCTTCTTGCCTTCGCCTTGTCGCTGTGGGCGCAGTTTCGGGTCAAGGGCACTTTCAACAAATATGCGCAGGTGGCCAACATGTACGGCTTGACCGGACATGACGCCGCCAGACGGATGCTTGACGCCAACGGGCTGTACGATGTACCGATCGAACCGGTCCCCGGCGCCCTGTCGGACCACTACGATCCGATTCACCGCGTCGTCCGTTTGTCGGAGCCGGTATATTATGAAAGATCGATCTCGGCCGTGGCGGTGGCTTGCCACGAAGTGGGCCACGCGATTCAGCACAAACAGAAATATCCGATGCTGGTGCTGCGCCACCGGATGTTCCCCGTCGTCAACTTCGCTTCCGGCGTCGCTCCGTTTCTGCTGCTCGCAGGATTCTTGTTCGGAGCGTACAACCTGGTCGGCATTGGCGTAATTTTCTTCTCGGCCGCGGTTTTGTTTCAGCTCGTTACGCTCCCTGTCGAGTTCAACGCCAGCAACCGGGCCCGGAAAATCATGGTGCAGCAAGGGTTCATTACGCACGACGAAACACGCGGCGTTGCCAAAGTATTGAACGCCGCCGCGCTGACCTATGTCGCCGCCGCGCTGGTTTCCTTACTCGAGCTGTTCCGCTATGCTTTGATCTTCTTCGGCGGCACGAGCAGCCGCGAGGACAACTAA
- a CDS encoding LysR family transcriptional regulator — protein MELRQLQYFVKVARKEHVTQAAEELHVAQSAVSRQIHQLEQELGVNLFMQKGRNLHLTAVGQLFCSRVETILKDLDRAVNEVHEFIDPEQGEIRLGFPNSLGIHIIPSVVAEFRKLYPNVKFRFRQGTYPTLIRDVVSGEVDLAFISPFPENHDQVTGNVVLTEDLVAILPPGHPLAGEQSIKLSQLKDEKFILFSKGYSLRPIVWHACLEAGFTPKIAFEGEETDTIRGLVAAGMGVSLLPEMALFQSFTLQPSRVRISEPKVTRTIGLIHRMDEKLPLVAQSFRVFLLEYFGLQVDTPPAQ, from the coding sequence GTGGAATTAAGACAATTGCAATATTTTGTGAAAGTGGCCAGAAAAGAACATGTCACGCAGGCGGCCGAAGAGCTGCATGTGGCGCAATCTGCCGTAAGCCGGCAAATCCACCAGCTTGAGCAGGAACTGGGCGTCAATCTGTTTATGCAGAAGGGAAGAAACCTGCATTTGACGGCCGTCGGACAACTGTTCTGCAGCCGGGTGGAGACGATTTTGAAGGATTTGGACCGGGCGGTGAACGAGGTTCACGAGTTTATCGACCCGGAGCAAGGGGAAATCCGGCTCGGATTTCCGAATAGTCTGGGCATTCATATCATTCCCAGCGTCGTGGCGGAATTCCGCAAGCTGTATCCCAACGTGAAATTCCGTTTCCGCCAGGGAACCTACCCCACGTTAATCCGTGACGTCGTCTCGGGAGAAGTGGATCTGGCCTTTATTTCTCCGTTTCCGGAAAATCATGACCAAGTGACGGGCAATGTGGTGCTGACCGAGGATTTGGTGGCGATTTTGCCGCCGGGACATCCCTTGGCCGGGGAGCAGAGCATCAAGCTCAGCCAGCTGAAAGACGAGAAGTTTATTTTGTTCAGCAAAGGCTATTCCCTGCGGCCGATCGTTTGGCACGCCTGTCTGGAAGCGGGATTTACCCCGAAAATCGCCTTTGAAGGGGAGGAGACCGACACGATCCGGGGGCTGGTGGCCGCCGGTATGGGCGTCAGTCTGCTGCCGGAGATGGCGCTGTTTCAAAGCTTTACGCTTCAGCCCAGCCGGGTGCGGATTTCCGAGCCGAAGGTGACGCGAACGATCGGACTTATCCACAGGATGGATGAAAAGCTGCCGCTGGTGGCCCAGTCGTTCCGGGTGTTTTTGCTGGAATATTTCGGACTGCAGGTCGATACACCGCCGGCCCAATAG
- a CDS encoding rhomboid family intramembrane serine protease yields MIFIRYENWRSYIRYYPVTCLLLAANIIMFLVLTVNGGSLNTDTLLKYGAIANFGPFEHEWWRLFTAMFLHMGFGHLFSNGFAILVFAPPLERLLGHWRYALLYLGSGIVGNLLSFGMYQQSGELHLSVGASGAVYGVYGAFLYIALLQRHLMDESSRKTLYSLLIVGVIFSLVAPKINWMAHFGGLVGGFFIYGLIIRVLKRR; encoded by the coding sequence ATGATTTTTATCCGCTATGAAAACTGGAGAAGTTATATCCGTTACTATCCCGTGACCTGCTTGTTGTTGGCCGCGAACATCATCATGTTTCTCGTTTTGACCGTTAACGGGGGTTCGCTAAACACCGATACGCTGCTGAAATATGGCGCGATAGCCAATTTCGGACCGTTCGAGCACGAGTGGTGGCGGCTGTTCACGGCGATGTTCCTGCACATGGGCTTCGGCCATTTATTCTCCAACGGCTTTGCGATTCTCGTGTTCGCCCCGCCGCTGGAGCGGCTGCTTGGCCACTGGCGCTACGCGCTGCTGTATCTCGGCAGCGGCATCGTCGGCAATCTGCTCAGCTTCGGGATGTATCAGCAATCGGGGGAGCTGCACCTTTCCGTCGGCGCTTCAGGCGCCGTCTACGGGGTGTACGGGGCGTTTTTGTACATCGCCCTGCTCCAGCGCCACCTGATGGACGAAAGCTCGCGCAAGACCCTTTACAGTTTGCTGATCGTCGGTGTCATTTTTTCGCTGGTGGCCCCCAAAATCAACTGGATGGCGCATTTCGGCGGGCTTGTCGGCGGCTTTTTCATCTACGGATTGATTATCCGAGTGTTAAAACGGCGTTGA